A single region of the bacterium genome encodes:
- a CDS encoding S8 family serine peptidase produces the protein MTPLKWHVMVAFTFCVFMLISPVQRNDNKIGVALKDRLSKMSSDEKELVWVYFKDKGADINLKKNRAFQTLSGKTLKRRAKVRSSDNLVDERDIPVSQNYCKAIEENGIAIRNTSKWFNAVSAWATREQIEVLNNLDFVIKIDPVARFQKKKDIDESESVELTRVLNKKLSSGFDSLFYGYSYSQLKQINVPEMHQLGFFGQGVTIAVFDAGFNNLAHEAFDNMQIIAKWDFVNNDGGVGDSADMGEGSHGTNTLSVVGGFKQGKLIGPAYRAEYILAKTENTDSETPFEEDNWIAAMEWAEGLGADIISSSLGYINFDSSGALTYDKSVYNWTWMTGDSTRITKAANIGVGMGLVVVNSAGNEYANISHNTLGAPADGDSVIAVGAVDASGIRAVFSSVGPTTRGQIKPDVMAMGYAVSMASATNTTGYVLNPGTSFACPLTAGVCALMLSAHPGLTPAQVRWALKMTADNAGSPNNLYGYGIINALAASNYFGITGIPDTTNTPDQYFLYQNASNPFGDETFIKYDVAKAGNVRITVYNILGQQVKTLINRHHSVQSGYTVMWDGKDAQGNAVSSGMYFYRLEGNKFSKTKKMLLVR, from the coding sequence ATGACACCTCTTAAATGGCACGTTATGGTCGCTTTTACCTTTTGTGTTTTCATGCTTATTTCTCCGGTGCAACGGAACGATAACAAAATCGGCGTCGCGTTGAAAGATCGGCTGTCAAAAATGTCTTCTGACGAGAAAGAACTTGTTTGGGTTTATTTCAAAGACAAGGGAGCGGATATTAATCTGAAAAAAAATCGTGCGTTTCAAACACTGTCAGGTAAAACCCTTAAACGCCGCGCAAAAGTGCGGAGCTCCGATAATCTTGTTGATGAAAGAGATATTCCGGTTTCTCAGAATTATTGCAAAGCAATTGAAGAAAACGGTATCGCAATTCGTAATACATCCAAATGGTTTAACGCAGTGAGCGCTTGGGCTACGCGGGAACAAATTGAAGTTCTGAATAATTTAGATTTTGTAATTAAAATCGATCCCGTAGCGCGATTCCAAAAAAAGAAGGACATCGATGAAAGTGAATCTGTTGAACTGACGCGCGTATTAAATAAAAAGTTGTCGTCCGGGTTTGATTCTTTGTTTTATGGGTACAGTTATTCACAGCTCAAGCAGATTAATGTCCCCGAAATGCATCAACTAGGTTTTTTCGGGCAGGGAGTCACTATCGCGGTTTTTGACGCAGGCTTTAATAATTTAGCGCATGAAGCATTCGACAACATGCAAATCATAGCTAAATGGGATTTTGTGAATAACGATGGGGGAGTCGGAGATAGTGCCGATATGGGGGAAGGATCACATGGTACGAATACGCTTTCGGTTGTTGGCGGATTTAAACAAGGTAAATTGATCGGACCAGCATATCGCGCTGAATATATTCTGGCAAAAACAGAAAACACTGATAGTGAAACGCCATTCGAAGAGGATAATTGGATAGCCGCGATGGAATGGGCGGAAGGTCTTGGCGCTGATATTATAAGCAGTTCATTGGGGTATATTAATTTTGATTCATCCGGTGCGCTGACCTATGACAAAAGCGTATACAATTGGACATGGATGACTGGAGATTCGACGAGGATCACCAAGGCGGCCAATATCGGCGTGGGTATGGGCCTCGTGGTTGTAAATTCCGCTGGAAATGAATATGCCAATATTTCACACAATACGTTAGGTGCGCCCGCGGATGGCGATAGCGTCATAGCTGTTGGCGCGGTCGATGCGTCCGGAATAAGGGCCGTTTTTAGTTCCGTTGGGCCGACAACGCGCGGGCAGATAAAACCGGACGTAATGGCAATGGGCTACGCGGTGAGTATGGCCAGCGCGACCAATACTACCGGGTATGTATTAAACCCGGGAACTTCTTTTGCCTGTCCCCTGACGGCAGGCGTATGCGCTTTGATGTTATCCGCTCATCCGGGACTAACTCCGGCGCAAGTGCGATGGGCGTTGAAAATGACAGCCGATAATGCAGGCAGCCCTAATAACCTTTACGGATACGGTATTATCAACGCTTTGGCGGCATCCAATTATTTTGGGATTACCGGAATACCGGATACAACAAATACGCCGGATCAGTATTTTCTTTATCAGAATGCGTCAAATCCATTTGGCGATGAAACCTTCATAAAGTATGATGTAGCCAAAGCCGGTAACGTGCGAATTACAGTCTATAATATTTTGGGTCAACAGGTGAAAACGTTAATTAATCGGCACCATTCGGTTCAAAGCGGATACACAGTCATGTGGGACGGAAAGGATGCTCAAGGGAACGCAGTTTCATCCGGTATGTATTTTTACCGGCTGGAAGGAAATAAATTCTCAAAAACAAAAAAAATGCTTTTAGTAAGATAA
- a CDS encoding carbon starvation protein A: MNAFPLLLVALLVMAIAYRYYSAFIASKVVALNDACETPAHTMNDGQNYHPTSKWVLFGHHFAAISGAGPLIGPVLATQFGFLPGYLWLLIGVCLGGAVQDFVILAASVRRKGKSLAEIARYEISPLAGLIGSIAILIIIVIALAGLGLAVVNALRESSWGTFTIALTIPIALFVGLWMYRIRPGRIGEASVIGVIGVFFAVIAGSWIPGSFLEPYFTLSREGIIISIAVYGFIASVLPVWLLLCPRDYLSSYMKIGTIAALVLGVFIVHPDLKMPAFTEFVDGGGPIIPGKIFPFVFITIACGAISGFHALVASGTTPKMINKETDARFIGYGAMLMEGLVGIVALIASCSLFPADYFAINVTPEKFKTLGLDIVSLDVLSKEIGESLAGRPGGAVSLAVGFAQIFGAIPGFSHLISYWYHYAIMFEALFILTTIDTGTRVSRFLVQEFGGRIWKPFDRTDWLPGALISSALVVVGWGYFIWTGSISTIWPMFGTANQLLASVALAVATSAILNSGKKKYVWITLVPLVFVATTTLTACWLNITDNFLPLTENPQMAVQGYINISMTVIIMTCAVIILVEALRRWYRVLVKGEYEVNGKTVYSKKEVFTPPEYGCS; this comes from the coding sequence ATGAATGCATTTCCATTGCTGCTTGTTGCATTGCTGGTTATGGCTATTGCCTACAGATATTACAGCGCTTTTATCGCGTCTAAAGTTGTTGCTCTCAATGACGCCTGCGAAACGCCGGCGCATACTATGAATGACGGTCAAAATTATCATCCGACTTCGAAATGGGTTCTGTTTGGCCATCATTTTGCCGCAATCTCCGGTGCAGGCCCTTTGATCGGACCGGTATTGGCAACCCAGTTTGGATTTCTCCCTGGATATTTGTGGTTATTGATCGGGGTATGCCTAGGCGGGGCCGTCCAGGATTTTGTCATCTTAGCCGCTTCCGTTCGCCGTAAAGGAAAATCGCTTGCTGAAATTGCCCGTTATGAAATAAGCCCTTTGGCCGGGCTGATCGGCTCGATCGCCATACTTATTATCATTGTTATCGCTTTAGCAGGATTGGGCTTAGCCGTGGTCAATGCATTGCGCGAGAGTTCATGGGGAACATTCACGATCGCATTAACTATTCCGATCGCGCTATTTGTCGGTTTGTGGATGTACAGGATTCGACCGGGACGAATCGGCGAAGCAAGCGTTATAGGTGTCATCGGTGTTTTTTTTGCGGTCATCGCCGGGAGTTGGATTCCGGGGTCTTTTTTGGAACCGTATTTTACATTGTCACGCGAAGGCATTATTATTTCCATCGCAGTGTACGGTTTTATTGCTTCGGTATTACCTGTTTGGCTGTTATTGTGCCCGCGCGATTATTTGAGTTCATATATGAAAATAGGAACCATTGCGGCTCTGGTTCTGGGTGTTTTTATCGTTCATCCCGATTTAAAAATGCCGGCTTTTACTGAATTTGTTGACGGCGGCGGGCCGATCATTCCCGGAAAAATATTTCCGTTCGTTTTTATCACTATTGCCTGCGGCGCAATTTCCGGATTTCATGCGTTAGTTGCATCCGGCACCACACCGAAGATGATAAACAAAGAAACGGATGCTCGTTTTATTGGTTACGGCGCCATGCTGATGGAGGGTCTTGTCGGTATTGTTGCGCTGATCGCATCATGTTCCCTCTTTCCAGCCGACTATTTCGCGATCAATGTCACGCCGGAAAAATTCAAAACGCTAGGCCTGGATATTGTGAGCCTCGATGTGCTTTCAAAGGAAATCGGCGAATCGCTTGCCGGCCGGCCCGGAGGCGCCGTTTCACTCGCCGTAGGATTTGCTCAGATATTCGGAGCCATTCCGGGATTTTCACACCTGATTTCATATTGGTATCACTACGCCATTATGTTTGAGGCTTTGTTTATTCTAACGACCATCGACACCGGAACACGTGTGTCACGTTTTTTGGTGCAGGAATTCGGTGGGCGGATCTGGAAACCGTTTGACAGAACAGATTGGCTGCCGGGCGCCTTGATTTCGTCTGCTCTGGTGGTTGTTGGCTGGGGGTATTTTATATGGACAGGCAGTATCAGTACCATCTGGCCTATGTTCGGCACGGCTAATCAATTGCTCGCCAGCGTGGCACTGGCAGTTGCAACCAGCGCAATATTAAATTCAGGTAAGAAGAAATACGTTTGGATAACGCTCGTACCGCTTGTTTTTGTTGCGACAACCACTCTGACTGCGTGTTGGTTAAACATAACGGACAATTTTCTTCCATTGACGGAGAACCCGCAAATGGCCGTTCAGGGCTATATCAATATCAGCATGACCGTGATCATCATGACATGCGCGGTGATTATTCTTGTAGAAGCGCTACGGCGTTGGTACAGAGTACTGGTAAAAGGCGAGTACGAGGTTAATGGAAAAACCGTCTATTCAAAGAAAGAAGTTTTCACTCCCCCCGAATACGGTTGCAGCTAA